ATTTATTGAGAAGAAAACCGGAGAAAAGGTTTTGCCTTATTATACAACCAAAAAAAATATTCAAGAAACTTTAAAATATTACAAGAAAGAAATTCAAGAAATTTTTAATGAACTAATAGATAAAGCCTTAAAAGAATCGAAAAAAACCACCAAGGCCGAACCATTGCCTATAATTAGAATGGCCGATCTGATTTTAAATTATGGTTATGAAAATCGGGCTTCCGATATTCACTTCGAACCCTATAAGAAAAAGGCTATTTTAAGATATCGTATTGACGGGGTTTTGTACGATGTTTTAACTGTATCAAAAATTATCCACGGTTTTTTAGTATCTAGAATTAAAATTATTTCTAAACTTCGCACTGATATTCATGAGGCCGCCCAAGACGGCCATTTTTCATTTTCTGTTCCCCAAGAAAAAGTTGATGTCAGAGTTTCTATTGTTCCAATTGAAGAAGGAGAAAAAGTGGTTTTAAGACTTTTATCAGAAAGAGCTCGGAGATTCGAACTGGAGGGCTTGGGAGTGGAACAGAGAGAAATAGGAATTATCAAGAAAAATATTAAAAAATCTTGGGGAATGGTTTTAGTTTCTGGTCCGACCGGATGTGGAAAAACCACAACTTTATATGCCATTTTAAAAATTTTAAACACTCGCAAGGTTAACATTTGTACTATTGAAGATCCTATTGAATATGATATTGAAGGCGTTAATCAAATTCAGGTTAATTTCAAGACAGGCCTCACTTTCTCTAAGGGTCTAAGGGCAATAATGCGTCAGGACCCAAATATTATTATGGTTGGCGAGATTAGAGACCAAGAGACCGTCAAATTGGCAGTAAATGCGGCAATGACAGGTCATTTAGTTTTATCTACTTTTCATGCAACAGATGCAGCTACCACCTTACTCCGGCTTTTAGAGATGGGAACTGAACCGTTTTTAATTTCTACAACTCTAAATTTAATTATTGCCCAGAGACTGGTCAGGAAAATCTGTTCTAAATGTATTGAAAGTTACGAAATTTCCTTTGAAGAAGTATCTCAATTATTGGGCAGACATCTTGCCTCAAAATTTCCAAAAACAAGAGGAAAAAAAATTCGCCTTTTTCGAGGACAAGGATGTTCTCTCTGTCAAAACACAGGATACCTTGGCAGAACAGGCATTTACGAGGTTTTAGAAATGAAAGAACCAATTAAAAAGTTGATCATAGAAAGAGCTACCGCAGATCAACTTAGAGCTAAAGCTCAAAAATTAGGAATGCAGACCATGATTGAGAATGGCTTAAAGAAAGTAGAAGACGGAACTACTACTTTAGAGGAAGTCTTGAGAACTATTAAGGAATAAATAATCCTACCAATTACGAATAAACCGAAATTAACATACGAATCTACGAATGAACAGTTTTGGCTACGGATTAATATATTATTCGTAGCGGGCAGCCCAAATTCGTAAATGGCTTTCCGTGTATTCGTAATTTGAAAAGATTCGTAATTCGTATAGAAATTATGGGAGTTTCTCAAAAAGAAAAATTTTTCTTTGTCGAACATTTATCTTTAATGATTAAAGGAGGAATACCAATTTCTGAAGCCATAGAGACTCTTCGAGATGAGGCAAAATCACGAACTTTTCGAAAAATTTTATCAGATATTTCAAGAAGAACTTTAGAAGGCGGAAGTTTAGAAAAAAGTTTTGGAAAATATCCTCGGGTTTTTGATCGATTTTTCTTAAGTGTGGTAAAAATTGGTGAGACAAGCGGAACTTTAGATACAAATCTTAAATATCTTGCCTTACAACTTCGTAAAGATTACGAGTTGCGGAAGAAAATTATTGGAGCCCTTTTATATCCTTCCCTTGTTATTATTTTAGCGACAATGGTTATCTTGGGTACAATTTTTTGGGTTTTACCGAAAATAATTCCTGTTTTCCAAAATCTTCAGGCCTTGGGAATTGCTGGTGAGCTACCCTTAGCTACTAAGATTTTACTGAACCTAAACATCTTTTTAACAAAATATTGGTTTTTAATTCCTATAATCCTGATTTTGTCTTTTTCCGTTTTTAAAATTCTTCAGAAAATAAGATTTATCAGATTTTATTTTGATAAAATGGTTCTTTTACTTCCTGTCCTGGGAGGCATCTTTAGAAATATTAATTTAGCCAGATTTTCTTGGAGTTTTTACACTCTATTGAAAAGCGGCATGCCAATCTTAGAGGTTTTAGAAATTTGCTCTGATATTTCACCGAGTGAAGTTTACCGAAGGAATTTAATTTCAGTTAAATCTGAAGTGGAGCGAGGAGAAAAAGTTAGCTTTGGCCTCAAAAAAATTTCCAAAAATTTTCCACCAATTTTTTCGGAAATGATTTTGGTTGGAGAGAAAACAGGCTCTTTAGAAGAAAGTTCTTTATATTTAGCTCAATTTTACAGCCAGGAGACAGACTCTGCCATTCAAAATATTTCTGACCTCATCGGGCCAATTTTATTAATTTTTATTGGAATTTTTGTGATTTTAATCGCCTTATCAACGATTGTTCCTATTTATCAATTTATCGGAGAAATTCGTGTCCGCTAAAATCTTATCATAGACAATGAAAGGACTAAGCTTAATCGAGGTTTTATTGGTGACGATGGTTATTATGATTCTTTTTGCCTTGATTTTACCTTTTGGTTTAGATTTTTATAAAAGTCAACAACTAGAAACTCATACCCAAGGAATTTTACAGACCCTAAGAAGGGCTCAGATAAAAGCCATGGCCACCGAAGGAGATTCAAGTTTTGGTATTTATATTACTAATGATAATTACACTTTATTCAAAGGGATTTCTTACCAGAATCGCGATCCTCAATACGATGAAGTTTTTGATTTACCAACCGTCATTACCATAAATGACCAGCCAAAGGAATTTGTCTTTTCTAAATTTGAAGGAAAACCCTCACTAATTGGAAATATCGTTTTAAATAGCAATGATGAAAGTCGGATAATAAGTGTTAATAAATTTGGCACTATTTCTTTATTAATTCCAGCCGTTTCGCCATCTCATCCTTACCTTGCCCAGCTTCACTATCGCTGGAGAAACGACGATGGGATTGAATAAATCTTAGATAAATTGCTAAATTGTTACATTGCTACATTGTTACTAAAAGTCAGTTTAACAGTTGTGGTCTCTAAAATTGCTCTGGCAATTTTAGAAAGAAAACAATATAACAGTTTAACAATATAACAATGAATAAAGGACAGATATTAATTGAACTCGTGGTTGCTATGGGAATATTCGTTATTGTCGCGAACGTTTTATTTTTTTTGATTCTTGACAGTTATATTGCAGGTCGTTTGTCTGAAGAAATAACTATAGCAAATTTTTTAGCTGAGGAAGGATTAGAAGCAGCCAGGTCGATTAGAGATAATAATTGGACAGACCTTGAAAACGGAGACCATGGCCTGATAATCTCTGCTCCGGGAAATTGGCGGTTTTCCGGCACATCCGAGATGATTGATGGAAAATTTACCAGAATTATTAATGTGGGGGAAATTGATCTCAATAGGAAACAAATTATTTCTCGGATTATTTGGCAATTTACTGAAGCTAAGCCACAAGAAATTCGGTTAATTACCTATCTAACCAACTGGGCAGAGCCAATACCTCCTTACCTTGCCCAGCTTCACTATCGCTGGAGAAACGACGATGGAGGGGAGTAATATGAGGAGAATAAAAATATGTCACGTAGAGAAATTATCAACCATTCGTTTTGCTCCTTGTAATTATTTTATAATGAAGCGAAATGCGCCCTCGGCGCAGAAAGAAGCGGGGGCATAATAAAAAATTAAAATTAATATTAAGAATTTCGAGTAAACTAGATTAGCAACATCTAATTATTCGAAATTCTTCTAAGGGGGCATGAAAAGAACTATTAGAAATAATTTAGAGCATTTCTTAATTATTTTCATCATTTTTCTAATGGTGGCAGGTTGGATTTTTTCTGGCTGGCCGAAAATTTGGCAAAACCCGCCGATTCCGCCGGAGGTGAAAAAAACCCAGGCCCAGTCAGCCATCACATTAACTCCAGATGCTGACCTGGCCACCGGCACATGGGGCCTAACGCCACTTTTCTCTAAAGTTAATGAGGATATTGATAGCCCAGATGGGATTACTATCTCAACTACGTCCAGGAAAGATACCGTGAAATTCGGCTTGACCGATTCTTCTGCAGATGTAGGCACGGTCACGGCGATCAATATCCGGGTGCGCATATCAGCAACCCCGGACACCTACCATAATTTGGACACTTTCGTTAAGTCTTCTGACGGGGCTATCACCTTTGCCAGTTTCTCTTTTGACTCGTTATCTCCCACCATGACTAGTTTGACATCTGGCGATATCGCTGTGTCGATGACTAAAGCCCAGATGGACGATGCTATTTTTGAAATCAAGTCGGCTGACAAAGGAAAAGCCGATCCCGGTGACTGGGTTATTGATGCCACTAACCTTGACATTACCTACACCCCAACAGCCATCTTTCCAGCTACCTGGAGAGAAATAGAAGATACCCCAACTTCTGGTGTTAATAAAAACGAGAATATCCGTTTGAGAATTGAGGTAGCCAATACCGGATCAGAGGCCATAGACTACGATTATCTTTTAGAGTATGCCTCAAAAGTTGGAGCTGCCTGCGGGGATGATGAAAGTTTTAGCGTTGTTCCACTTTCCCCTACTATCGAGCATTTTGTGATGAGTACCAGTACTTATGTTGCTGATGGTCAGGATGTTACTGCTCAGTTGCAAAATTTGGAGGAATATACTTTTGTTACCGGTCAAATAGTTGCTGACCCTTCCAATTCCTCAGGGAACATTACTTTATCATTTGAAAATTATACTGAAATTGAATTTGTTTTTCAAGCTACGGTGAATGCTACCGATGGCGGTAGTTATTGTTTCCGGGTAACAAACGCTGGAGTGGTTTTAGATGAATATAGCGTGTTTCCTGAGTTACAAATTGCCGGGCCTTAAGATACAAACCAGTCGTCGCTTCGCTCCTCCTTGTAATTGCTACCGCAATTAAGCAAACCAGTCGTCGCTTCGCTCCTCCTTGTAATATTTCGTATTAAGACAGTATTATGAAGAATAAAGGTTTCACCTTAGTCGAACTTATAATTTATATTGCGATTATTGGAACAATATTCATTGTAATGACGGGATTTTTATGGAACGTTATTCTCGGGAACATAAAGGAAACCGCCTATCAAGAAACTCAACAAAATAGTAGATTTGCCATGATCAAAATAACTCAGGAAATAAAGAAAGCTACCGGTATCAATATCCCTCTTCCTGGTAATTCTGCAAATTCCCTTTCTCTGGCTATGTCAGCTGCCCATCTAAATCCTACAGTATTCGATGTGGTGGGAGGGAAGTTAAGGATCACTCAAGGCATTAGTGGGCCCCATGAATTAACCAGCGACCAGGTGATAGTAAGCAACCTTCAATTCGATAATCTTTCTTATCCGGATACTCCTGGGACAATCAGGATAGAAATGATTGTTGACCATATTAACCCTGGTGCTCGGGTCGAATACGAAGCTTCGATTAGTTTAAGATCAAGTATTAGTTTGATTCCGGGTGGGGCAGAAGCTCGGCCTTACCTTGCTCAGTTTCATTATCGCTGGAGAAACGATGATGGGGGTGAATAAATATTTATCCACGCACCAGAAGATCACGGGTTTTCTTGTGATGGGTGATGATTTTCAGTGCGGGATTCCGCCCCGCGCACAAGCCGGTGGGGAACGAGATCTCGTAACCATGGATATTATACGCTTGTGCCCGGAGTTTCATATTTTCAATGAAAGGTTTCATTGCCTTGATGGCAGTTTTAATAATTTTAGGTATAGTTCTGATGATTGGATTAAGCATTAGTTTCCTTAGTATTGGAGAAGTTAGTATGAGCCTGCAAAAAAGCCAGTCTTCCCAGGCTCATTATCTGGCCAGTCTTTGTGCAGAAGATGCTTTAATGAAGCTAAAAGAAGACCTTAATTATCCCGGAGGCGAAACTATTAACATTGAAAATGGGAGCTGCCAGATTCTATCGATTGAAGGTAATTGGACCATAAAAGTCTCAGCCAGTTTTCAAAATCAAACAAGAAAAATAGCAATAATGATAAACCAAATTAGTCCGGAAATAATCATTGATTCTTGGCAGGAAGTAGCCGATTTTTAGTATGCGAATAGCGTAGCTTCCCGAGCGCCGAGCACATAATACTTTATGTTCTCCGGTGCTTCGGTCAGCTTATACGAATAATGTTCAATTTTTTTA
This genomic interval from Candidatus Nealsonbacteria bacterium contains the following:
- a CDS encoding type II secretion system F family protein, whose protein sequence is MKRFVIRIEIMGVSQKEKFFFVEHLSLMIKGGIPISEAIETLRDEAKSRTFRKILSDISRRTLEGGSLEKSFGKYPRVFDRFFLSVVKIGETSGTLDTNLKYLALQLRKDYELRKKIIGALLYPSLVIILATMVILGTIFWVLPKIIPVFQNLQALGIAGELPLATKILLNLNIFLTKYWFLIPIILILSFSVFKILQKIRFIRFYFDKMVLLLPVLGGIFRNINLARFSWSFYTLLKSGMPILEVLEICSDISPSEVYRRNLISVKSEVERGEKVSFGLKKISKNFPPIFSEMILVGEKTGSLEESSLYLAQFYSQETDSAIQNISDLIGPILLIFIGIFVILIALSTIVPIYQFIGEIRVR